The Acidobacteriota bacterium genome contains the following window.
AAGAGTTTGCGGGCGAGGGAATAACCGTTGGTTTGAAGACCGGTCGATGGAATGCCGAGGACGACATCGCCCGGTGTGATCGATTTGCCGTCGATGACCTTTGGTTTATCGACGACGCCGACGATGAAACCGGCTAAATCGTATTCGCCATCGGCATACATTGAAGGCATTTCTGCGGTTTCGCCGCCGAGCAGGACGCAGCCGTTTTCGCGGCAGGCCCGGGCCATGCCTTCGACTACTGAGGCTGTGACTTCGGGTTCGAGTTTGCCGGTGGCAAAATAATCGAGAAAGAAGAGCGGCCGCGCACCTTGGACGAGGATGTCGTTGACGCAGTGATTTACGAGATCCGCTCCGACGGTGTTGTGAATGCCGGTGTCGAACGCCAGTTTCAGCTTCGTCCCTACGCCGTCCGCTGACGCAACCAATATCGGCTCCGCCATATTCGGAAACGCCCCGGCAAACATCCCGCCAAAACTGCCGATCTCGGTCAGCGTGCGTTCATTGAACGTCGAGCGTGCATATTCGCGGATCTTCGCCACGGCAAGATTTGCATTGTCGATCGAAACGCCGGCGTCGGCGTAGGAAATTGATTGGGTCATATTATTTTCAATAAACGGTCACACCGGCGTTACTTTCCACACGATGCCTTTGACGCTTGCGCAGGTTGGGCCGCCGTCGCGGCCGACGCCTTCGAATTCGGTTTCGAGAACGGTTTCGGCTTTTGAGATCACTTGTTGAATTTGCTTGCTGGTGATGTCCATTAACGAAACCTTTGCCCGGCGACCCCAGATCGAGTGCTGGTCGGCGTAGGTGCCGGAATTGACGTAGATAAATCTGGCGTTTTTCGGTCCCTGGGAATATTCACCCAGAAAATTCGGCCTACTTTCGGTCGTATCGACGGTAATGTCGAATTCGTACACAAACCGTTCGTCCGATCTCGAGACCGGCGGGAGAAACTCGAATTTTCCCCGCTGGATCATCATTGCAACGCCGGGCAACGGCCTTTTGACGACGATCCTGATCGGTACCTGATGCTTCATTTTGGTAAAAATGAAATTATATCGCTTTCACCCGCTAAACTCATTGACCAAACACTCGTTTGCCGTTTAGCATTTTTATAGGAAACAAATATGAGCTTCACATTAACGGATCTAGGCAGCGAGAACTTTGAATTCACCGCAAGCGTATGGAATTGGAAAGCCGCTCTCGAGGTTATCCGGAGCCTCGATATAGTCGGCGAGGGGCAGCTGCGTCAGATGAACTATAACGCGACCGGCGTGAAGATCTCGGTCGAGGAGGCACACGAGATCGGCACGAGGATCCAGAACGAATGGCTCCCAAAACTTGCGCCGAATAAACGTGTCTTCGGCGATCTGAGTATTACCGACGCACCCGACGATATGACGCTTCACCGCGACGGCGACGAGCAATGGAAAAACTACAGTGCCAGCCATGACTGGATGCAGGAATTTGCGGAGTTTTGTTTGCGGTCGAAAGGGTTTCAGATATTTTAATGCCACTTATACTTATACCAATTGGGGTTGGCCTCA
Protein-coding sequences here:
- a CDS encoding phosphoribosylformylglycinamidine cyclo-ligase, producing MTQSISYADAGVSIDNANLAVAKIREYARSTFNERTLTEIGSFGGMFAGAFPNMAEPILVASADGVGTKLKLAFDTGIHNTVGADLVNHCVNDILVQGARPLFFLDYFATGKLEPEVTASVVEGMARACRENGCVLLGGETAEMPSMYADGEYDLAGFIVGVVDKPKVIDGKSITPGDVVLGIPSTGLQTNGYSLARKLFFEVGGYTPDSYIDELGKTVGEALLETHASFLPQIGPLLDSGIIKGLVHITGGGFLENIPRILPACVSVEINRGSWPELPIFGMMQQLGNVDEKEMFRTFNMGIGMIVVCSESDLTAVTERIANCYQIGSVTTGDRSVEVSS